Genomic segment of Microbacterium sp. M28:
CCGAGGCGCTGCCGGCCGAGGTCCCGGATCTGCTGACCGTCCTCTGGGTGCCCACGACGGTGCTGGAGGACGAGGAGAACGTGCGCGCGGTCCGCGACTACATCCGGGTGTGGGCCCAGTCCCAGGTCTGGGCCTGGGAGCACCCCGACGAGTGGAAGCAGTTCTACTTCGTCGACACCGAGGGCGTGACGGCCGAGGACGCCGATCGCATCTGGGCGCTGGCCAGCAAGCCCTCCTTCCCGACGGACTGGGACACCGCCGTCGAATGGGCGCAGTCGTCGGCCGACCTGCTCGCCGATGGCGGGTTCATCGACGAAGTGGATGCCGAGGTGCTGTTCGACCGTCGGTTCGAGGGTGACGCCGCCGCCGCGGTATCCGACGAGTACGTGAAGGGGGAGTGACATGTCTTCGATCAAGCTGACGACACGGCCGACCGCTGTGGTCGCGGCCCCGGACACAGGGCCCGCGCCCGCACCGAGCTCCGATCTCGTCCTGCAGTCGCGTCGTCATCGCCTCGGTCGTGGCCGGTCGCTGCCCGGTGCGCGCCTGCTCGGCCCGTTCATCATCGTGGTCCTGTGGTTCGCGGCATCCTCGTGGGGGCTGCTCGACCCGCGACTGCTCAGCGGACCAGGCACCGTCGCGGCGACCGCATGGCAGCTCATCATCGACGGCACGCTCGCCGAGCACGTCGGAGCCTCGCTGTCCCGGGCGCTGCTCGGCCTCGTGATCGGCACGGTGACCGGCGTGGCACTGGCCGTCATCGCCGGGCTCAGCCGTCTCGGCGAAGCCGTCGTCGACGGCACGGTGCAGGTCAAGCGGGCGATCCCGGTCCTCGCGCTGATCCCGCTGCTCATCCTGTGGCTCGGCATCGGGGAGGAGTTCAAGGTGACGATCGTCGCGCTCGGGGTCCTCGTACCGATCTACATCAATACCTACAGCGCCCTGACCGGCATCGACACCAAGCAGATCGAGCTCGCCGAATCGCTCGGGCTGACGCGGTGGCAGTACATCCGCTTCGTGCTCGTGCCCGGTTCGCTGCCCGGGTTCTTCGTCGGCTTCCGTCTCGCGGTCGTCGGATCGTGGATGGCACTGATCGTGGTCGAGACCATCAACGCCACCTCCGGCGTCGGCTACATGATGTCCCAGGCCCAGCTGTACGCCCAGTCGGACATCATCCTCGTCGGCCTCGTCGTGTACGGCGTCTTCGGCTTCGTCTCGGACGCCCTCGTCCGACTTCTGGAAAGGCGGGTGCTGTCATGGCGCCGCACACTCGCGAGCTGACCCCGACCGTCGGCACGGCCGTCCGCACCGTCGGGCTGCGCCGGTCCTTCGGTGACAGGGACGTGCTGGACGGCATCGACCTCGAGATCGATCGGGGCGAGTTCGTCGCTCTGATCGGTCGCAGCGGTTCGGGCAAGAGCACCCTGCTCCGAGCGGTCGCAGGCCTG
This window contains:
- a CDS encoding ABC transporter permease, which translates into the protein MSSIKLTTRPTAVVAAPDTGPAPAPSSDLVLQSRRHRLGRGRSLPGARLLGPFIIVVLWFAASSWGLLDPRLLSGPGTVAATAWQLIIDGTLAEHVGASLSRALLGLVIGTVTGVALAVIAGLSRLGEAVVDGTVQVKRAIPVLALIPLLILWLGIGEEFKVTIVALGVLVPIYINTYSALTGIDTKQIELAESLGLTRWQYIRFVLVPGSLPGFFVGFRLAVVGSWMALIVVETINATSGVGYMMSQAQLYAQSDIILVGLVVYGVFGFVSDALVRLLERRVLSWRRTLAS